A genome region from Tolypothrix sp. PCC 7712 includes the following:
- the aepY gene encoding phosphonopyruvate decarboxylase: MIPAKTFIQATQSLGFALYTGVPCSYLTSFINYVIDDSALRYVGAANEGDAVAIASGAELAGVPSIVMFQNSGLGNAVNPLTSLNQIFKIPILMIVTWRGQPDGDKDEPQHQMMGEITPQLLELMQIPWEYFPTEVDEIQPTLKRAVQIMRIEQKPYALVMKKGSIETCSLNSVLKVKSYSLTANTAELEGEASFSRHEMLKNIQNYMSSNDILLATTGYCGRELYSIADNASQFYMVGSMGCVSSLGLGIAISKPQQRVIVLDGDGAALMRLGALATIGYERPANLLHILLDNQCHESTGGQSTVSHSINFSAIASACGYQKVACIYTPEELENYLKSPSKELTFLHIKIKPGIPEQLPRPKITPPEVAQRLREFLQNK; this comes from the coding sequence ATGATACCTGCTAAAACTTTTATTCAAGCTACACAAAGTTTAGGATTTGCGTTATATACAGGTGTTCCTTGTTCCTATCTCACTTCTTTTATTAACTATGTAATTGATGACTCTGCTTTACGCTATGTCGGTGCAGCGAATGAAGGTGATGCAGTCGCAATTGCATCAGGAGCAGAATTAGCAGGAGTTCCTAGTATTGTCATGTTTCAAAATTCAGGTTTAGGCAATGCGGTGAACCCGTTAACCTCTCTTAATCAAATTTTTAAAATCCCAATTCTGATGATAGTAACTTGGCGTGGTCAACCTGATGGTGACAAAGATGAACCGCAACATCAGATGATGGGAGAAATTACTCCCCAATTGCTGGAACTGATGCAAATACCTTGGGAATATTTCCCCACAGAGGTTGATGAAATTCAGCCTACTTTAAAGCGTGCAGTGCAAATAATGAGGATTGAACAAAAACCTTACGCTTTAGTAATGAAAAAAGGTTCAATCGAAACTTGTTCCCTTAATTCTGTCCTCAAGGTTAAGTCTTATTCGTTAACGGCAAATACTGCAGAATTAGAAGGAGAAGCAAGTTTTAGCCGCCATGAAATGCTCAAAAATATTCAAAATTATATGAGTTCTAATGATATTTTATTAGCGACCACAGGTTATTGTGGTCGTGAACTCTATTCTATTGCAGATAATGCATCCCAATTTTATATGGTTGGGTCGATGGGATGCGTTTCAAGTTTAGGATTGGGTATAGCAATTAGTAAACCCCAACAGCGTGTAATTGTTTTGGATGGAGATGGAGCAGCACTAATGCGTTTAGGTGCATTAGCTACTATTGGTTATGAACGTCCAGCAAATTTGCTCCACATTTTACTTGACAATCAATGCCATGAATCTACTGGCGGTCAATCTACTGTTTCGCATTCTATTAATTTTAGTGCGATCGCATCAGCTTGCGGTTATCAAAAAGTTGCTTGTATATATACTCCAGAAGAGCTAGAAAATTACTTAAAATCACCTTCCAAAGAACTAACTTTCCTGCACATTAAAATCAAACCTGGTATCCCAGAACAACTACCTCGCCCCAAAATTACACCGCCAGAAGTGGCTCAACGTTTACGAGAATTTTTACAAAATAAATGA
- a CDS encoding class I SAM-dependent methyltransferase, whose product MSLDWHEVWERKGSLETEDLKELNGYEETTIDPNFVANQITKILDIQPTDKILEVGCGAGMLAQYLDCNYVGVDYSQSLVKKHIKLLCNSVLHGSADNLIFKDKSFDKAFSYSVFHYFPNLQYAQNVIEEMSRVSKTSIFIGDLPIQSHRSEHLLFKPQNFPMAEISQGFYNLDRFNVLIKTN is encoded by the coding sequence ATGTCTTTAGACTGGCATGAAGTTTGGGAGAGAAAGGGAAGTTTAGAAACAGAAGATTTAAAAGAGTTAAATGGATATGAAGAGACAACAATTGATCCAAATTTTGTTGCTAATCAAATAACTAAAATACTAGACATTCAACCTACAGATAAAATTTTAGAAGTTGGTTGTGGTGCAGGCATGTTGGCTCAATATTTAGATTGTAACTATGTAGGAGTTGATTATTCTCAATCTCTAGTAAAGAAACATATTAAATTACTTTGTAACTCAGTTCTTCACGGTTCGGCTGATAATTTAATTTTTAAGGATAAGTCATTTGATAAAGCCTTTTCTTATAGCGTATTTCACTATTTTCCTAACCTCCAATATGCTCAAAATGTAATTGAAGAAATGAGCCGAGTGTCCAAAACATCTATATTCATAGGAGATTTACCAATTCAATCTCATCGCTCGGAACATCTTTTATTTAAACCGCAAAATTTTCCTATGGCAGAAATTAGTCAAGGTTTTTATAATCTAGATAGATTTAATGTCTTAATTAAGACTAATTAA
- a CDS encoding tetratricopeptide repeat protein yields MASSGEDYLINRKKQIKRRQKLLTFISLGSFLGSIGFSAFPVIQKAIQPSKTVVASPDSALKQREKGFALVLQREPDNQVALQGLVNVRLGLKDTQGAIQPLEKLVQLSPDNQNYKVLLEKLKKEQVKGNSQTNKQSKPN; encoded by the coding sequence ATGGCTAGTTCAGGGGAAGACTACCTCATTAATCGCAAAAAACAAATTAAGCGACGACAAAAGTTGCTTACATTTATATCTCTAGGATCGTTCTTAGGTTCTATTGGGTTTTCGGCGTTTCCTGTGATTCAAAAGGCTATTCAGCCGTCTAAGACAGTAGTTGCATCTCCAGATTCTGCACTAAAACAGCGAGAAAAGGGTTTTGCACTGGTTTTGCAACGAGAACCAGACAATCAAGTGGCTTTGCAGGGATTGGTAAATGTGCGCTTAGGTTTAAAAGATACTCAAGGTGCAATTCAACCCTTAGAGAAGTTAGTCCAGTTGAGTCCTGATAATCAAAATTACAAAGTTTTATTAGAGAAATTGAAGAAAGAACAAGTCAAAGGTAATTCCCAAACTAATAAACAGTCTAAACCTAACTAA
- the aepX gene encoding phosphoenolpyruvate mutase yields the protein MKKTKQLRQIINSKTLEFLIEAHNGLSAKIGQESGFKGIWASGLSISSAMGVRDNNEASWTQVLEVLEFMCDTTSIPILLDGDTGYGNFNNVRRLVKKLEQRGIAGVCIEDKVFPKTNSFINGATQPLANIEEFCGKIKAAKDAQSDEDFVVIARIEALIAGWGLPEALKRADAYHQAGADSILIHSSLRTADEILAFKQEWGDRCPVVIVPTKYYTTPTQVFRDYQFSVVIWANQICRAAITAMQQAAKRIFTEESLLTIEEEIISVAEVFRLQGALELQEAEKRYLPQNQKGIAALLLAASRGIEFGQLTADKPKCMLELKGEPLLSQVVNNYRTISIKDITVVRGYKKEAINLQNLNYVDNDNYDSSGELMSLYLGLEGISAKNQDLIIGYGDVLFKKYVLQLLLDSEQDFVIVVDADSKAHLNSVRPDYVKCTLPNSQQAFYTDVYLQQINSQISPEQICGIWTGLFKVSSAVQNILRDTIKTLLIEDEIQEQGRIPQLINELVHLGYVIHVIYIKGNWLDVDEIQDMITAGGF from the coding sequence ATGAAAAAAACCAAGCAGTTACGACAAATTATTAATTCAAAAACTCTTGAGTTTTTAATAGAAGCTCATAATGGTTTAAGCGCTAAAATTGGACAAGAATCAGGATTTAAAGGCATTTGGGCGAGTGGGCTTTCTATATCTTCAGCAATGGGAGTTAGAGATAATAACGAAGCCAGTTGGACACAAGTCCTAGAAGTACTTGAATTCATGTGCGATACTACTTCGATACCAATTCTCTTAGATGGAGATACGGGTTACGGTAATTTTAATAATGTTCGTCGTCTAGTCAAAAAATTAGAGCAAAGAGGAATTGCTGGTGTTTGTATAGAAGACAAAGTTTTTCCAAAAACGAATAGTTTTATTAATGGCGCAACACAACCATTAGCCAATATAGAAGAATTCTGCGGAAAAATTAAAGCGGCTAAAGATGCTCAGTCTGATGAGGATTTTGTCGTGATTGCCAGAATTGAAGCTTTGATTGCAGGTTGGGGTTTACCAGAAGCCCTCAAACGGGCTGATGCTTATCATCAAGCTGGGGCTGATAGCATTTTAATTCATAGTTCTTTGAGAACTGCCGATGAGATTTTAGCTTTTAAGCAAGAGTGGGGGGATCGCTGTCCTGTTGTTATTGTTCCAACTAAATATTATACAACTCCTACTCAAGTCTTTCGGGATTATCAATTTTCAGTTGTCATCTGGGCTAATCAGATTTGTCGAGCAGCTATCACAGCTATGCAGCAAGCCGCAAAAAGGATTTTTACAGAAGAAAGTTTATTAACTATTGAAGAAGAGATTATTTCAGTAGCCGAAGTTTTTAGATTGCAAGGAGCCTTAGAATTACAAGAAGCAGAGAAACGTTATTTGCCTCAAAATCAGAAAGGTATTGCAGCTTTGTTATTAGCTGCATCAAGAGGTATAGAGTTTGGGCAACTTACTGCAGATAAGCCCAAGTGTATGCTGGAATTAAAAGGCGAACCTTTACTGTCTCAAGTTGTGAATAATTACCGCACAATTAGCATCAAAGATATTACAGTAGTGCGAGGCTATAAAAAAGAAGCTATTAATTTGCAGAATCTAAATTATGTTGATAATGATAATTATGACTCTAGTGGAGAACTGATGTCTCTCTATTTAGGGTTAGAAGGAATATCTGCAAAAAATCAAGATTTAATTATTGGTTATGGAGACGTACTCTTCAAAAAATATGTATTACAGCTTTTATTAGATAGCGAACAAGATTTTGTAATAGTTGTTGATGCTGATAGTAAAGCGCATTTAAATTCTGTCAGACCGGACTATGTAAAATGTACGTTACCGAATTCTCAACAAGCATTCTATACAGATGTATATTTACAACAAATTAATAGTCAAATTTCTCCAGAACAAATTTGTGGAATATGGACAGGTCTTTTCAAGGTTTCCAGTGCAGTTCAAAATATTCTGCGGGATACTATCAAAACTTTATTAATTGAAGATGAAATACAAGAGCAAGGAAGAATACCACAATTAATCAATGAATTAGTGCATCTTGGCTATGTTATTCATGTAATTTACATTAAAGGAAATTGGTTAGATGTAGATGAAATTCAAGATATGATTACAGCTGGGGGTTTCTAA
- a CDS encoding 2-aminoethylphosphonate aminotransferase: MTINHRNILLNPGPVTLSERVRQALLREDLCHREPEFAQLMLDIKSRLVSVYPEAVGNYEAIVLTGSGTCAVEAMLSSLIPQSGKALIVTNGVYGERMAKMVKIHQKNLVVVTSPWEEPMNCDAVEQHLTQDSSFTHVVAVHHETTTGRLNDIAKLGEICRSRNVALLLDCVSSFGAENIQFSEWNLEACAATVNKCLHGVPGLSFVLTKKSVFESRYTAASSLYLDIYGYHQQQLEGYSPFTQSVQVSYALQEALKELEEEGGWQSRNELYKNRSQIIQNSLQSLGIRTLLNYADYSCVLKSYRLPPDYSYYDIHKQLKKHKFIIYAGQGGLEKTIFRIANMGNIYHSEIQELIQCFEKLFLAKAIKL, translated from the coding sequence ATGACTATCAACCATCGTAATATTCTACTTAATCCTGGCCCTGTAACACTAAGCGAGAGAGTTCGCCAAGCTTTGCTTAGAGAAGATTTGTGCCATCGAGAGCCAGAATTTGCTCAATTGATGTTAGACATTAAAAGTCGCTTAGTTAGTGTATATCCAGAAGCTGTAGGAAATTATGAAGCTATTGTACTCACAGGTTCAGGTACTTGTGCAGTAGAAGCCATGCTATCAAGCCTGATACCACAATCAGGAAAAGCTTTGATTGTTACCAATGGTGTTTATGGTGAACGCATGGCCAAAATGGTGAAAATCCATCAGAAAAATTTGGTAGTAGTCACATCGCCTTGGGAAGAGCCAATGAATTGCGATGCAGTAGAGCAGCATCTAACCCAAGATTCTAGCTTTACTCATGTTGTTGCTGTTCACCATGAAACCACAACAGGAAGATTAAATGATATAGCCAAATTAGGCGAAATTTGTCGAAGTCGAAATGTTGCTTTGTTACTAGATTGCGTGTCCAGCTTTGGTGCAGAAAACATCCAATTTTCTGAGTGGAATTTAGAAGCTTGTGCTGCAACTGTTAATAAATGCTTACATGGTGTACCCGGATTATCATTTGTACTGACTAAAAAATCTGTATTTGAGTCTCGTTATACAGCAGCATCCAGTCTATATCTTGATATTTATGGCTATCACCAACAACAGCTAGAAGGTTATTCTCCTTTTACTCAATCTGTTCAAGTTAGCTATGCTTTACAGGAAGCCTTAAAAGAATTAGAAGAGGAAGGCGGATGGCAAAGTAGAAATGAATTATATAAAAACCGCTCACAAATTATTCAAAATAGTTTGCAATCTCTAGGAATAAGAACATTATTAAATTATGCTGACTATTCTTGCGTTTTAAAATCCTATCGATTACCGCCTGATTATTCGTACTACGATATACATAAGCAGTTAAAAAAACATAAATTTATAATATATGCTGGACAGGGTGGTCTAGAAAAAACTATATTTAGGATTGCTAATATGGGCAATATTTATCACAGTGAAATTCAAGAACTAATTCAATGTTTTGAAAAATTATTTTTAGCCAAAGCAATTAAATTATAA